The Pseudolabrys sp. FHR47 genome contains a region encoding:
- a CDS encoding MBL fold metallo-hydrolase translates to MADDIPFNKTLDLAPGTVDEVAPGVRRVMCNNPGPFTFKGTVSYIIGRGKVAIVDPGPDDPAHVGALLDAVRGETVTHIFVTHTHRDHSPAVPAIKHATGATVYAEGVHRAARPLHIGELNPLDSSGDRDFVPDVYLKDGEVVEGDGWAIEAVTTPGHTANHMAFALKGENALFAGDHVMAWATSVVAPPDGAMSDYMLSLRKLAARPEQLYFPGHGPVIPEAVRFVNYYILHRLAREQSILHRLSKGAADIPTIVRAIYIGLDPRLTGAAGLSVLAHMEDLVVRGVVKTDGTPAIDGVFTLAE, encoded by the coding sequence ATGGCCGACGACATTCCCTTCAACAAAACCCTCGATCTCGCTCCCGGCACTGTCGACGAGGTTGCGCCCGGCGTGCGCCGTGTGATGTGCAACAATCCCGGGCCGTTCACCTTCAAGGGCACGGTCAGCTACATCATCGGTCGCGGCAAGGTCGCGATTGTCGATCCCGGCCCGGACGATCCGGCCCATGTCGGCGCACTGCTCGACGCGGTGCGGGGGGAGACCGTGACGCATATTTTCGTCACCCACACCCATCGCGATCATTCGCCGGCGGTGCCGGCGATCAAGCACGCCACCGGCGCTACGGTGTACGCCGAAGGCGTCCACCGTGCGGCGCGGCCGCTGCATATCGGCGAACTCAATCCGCTGGATTCATCGGGCGATCGCGATTTCGTTCCGGATGTGTATCTCAAGGACGGTGAGGTCGTCGAAGGCGACGGCTGGGCGATCGAAGCCGTGACGACGCCGGGCCACACCGCCAATCACATGGCTTTCGCGCTCAAGGGCGAAAATGCGCTGTTTGCCGGCGATCATGTCATGGCTTGGGCGACGTCGGTTGTCGCGCCGCCGGACGGCGCCATGAGCGACTACATGTTGTCGTTGCGCAAGCTCGCCGCCCGCCCCGAGCAGCTCTACTTTCCGGGGCACGGCCCGGTCATCCCCGAGGCCGTACGTTTTGTGAACTATTACATCTTGCACCGCCTCGCCCGCGAACAGTCGATCCTCCACCGGCTGTCCAAGGGCGCGGCCGATATTCCCACCATCGTGCGCGCGATTTATATCGGCCTCGACCCGCGCCTCACCGGCGCCGCCGGTCTGTCGGTGCTCGCCCATATGGAAGATCTGGTGGTGCGCGGCGTTGTCAAAACCGACGGTACCCCGGCTATCGACGGCGTTTTCACGCTTGCTGAGTAG
- the araD gene encoding L-arabinonate dehydratase, producing MSAKKRPEDLRSHRWLGVTDLRSFGHRSRLRQIGYDTEDWAGKPVIGIINTWSDINPCHVHLRTRAEEVKRGVLQAGGFPIELPALSLSESFVKPTTMLYRNLLAMEVEELLRSHPIDGAVLLGGCDKTTPGLLMGAISMNVPTIFMPAGPMLRGNWHGEVLGSGSDTWKYWDEKRAGKITEAQWEEIEGGIARSFGTCMTMGTAATMMAVAEALGFTLPGVSSIPAPDSNHPRAAKESGRRIVEMVWDDLKPSDILTKQSVDNAIKVHMAMAGSTNCIIHLIAIARRAGIPLEMNRFDELSREVPVIANVRPSGAYLMEDFFYAGGLRALMSQLRSVLDLSAMTVTGKSVGDNIAGAEVYKPDVIKSLNDPVSRDGATAVLTGNLAPRGCVMKPSAAEKRLHKHRGKVIAFEDYNHMAREVERDDLDVTADHVLVLKNSGPQGGPGMPEWGMLPIPKKLVKQGVRDMVRISDARMSGTSYGACILHVAPESFVGGPLAFVQTGDEIEIDIPARKIHLHVSDEELARRKVAWQKPAPRYPRGYGALFSDHIGQADDGCDFDFLSRPGQVPEPEIH from the coding sequence ATGTCTGCCAAGAAGCGTCCTGAAGATCTGCGCAGCCACCGCTGGCTGGGCGTTACCGACCTGCGTTCGTTCGGCCATCGCTCGCGTTTGCGCCAGATCGGCTACGATACCGAGGATTGGGCCGGCAAACCGGTCATCGGTATCATCAATACCTGGAGCGATATCAATCCCTGTCACGTTCATCTGCGCACCCGCGCCGAGGAAGTGAAGCGCGGCGTGCTGCAGGCCGGCGGCTTTCCGATCGAGCTGCCGGCGCTGTCGCTGTCGGAATCTTTCGTCAAGCCGACGACGATGCTCTACCGTAACCTGCTGGCAATGGAGGTCGAGGAACTGCTGCGCAGTCACCCGATCGACGGCGCCGTGCTGCTGGGCGGTTGCGACAAGACCACGCCAGGCCTGCTGATGGGCGCGATCAGCATGAATGTGCCGACGATCTTCATGCCCGCCGGTCCGATGCTGCGCGGCAACTGGCACGGCGAAGTTCTCGGCTCGGGTTCGGATACCTGGAAATACTGGGACGAGAAGCGCGCCGGCAAGATCACAGAGGCGCAGTGGGAAGAGATCGAGGGTGGCATCGCGCGCTCCTTCGGCACCTGCATGACCATGGGCACCGCTGCAACCATGATGGCGGTCGCCGAGGCTCTCGGCTTTACGCTGCCGGGCGTGTCGTCGATTCCGGCGCCGGACTCGAACCACCCGCGCGCCGCCAAGGAAAGCGGCCGCCGCATCGTCGAGATGGTGTGGGACGATCTCAAGCCTTCCGACATTCTTACGAAGCAGTCCGTCGACAACGCCATCAAGGTCCACATGGCGATGGCCGGCTCGACCAACTGCATCATCCATCTCATCGCCATCGCGCGCCGCGCCGGTATCCCGCTCGAGATGAACCGCTTCGACGAATTGTCGCGTGAAGTGCCGGTGATCGCCAATGTGCGGCCATCCGGTGCTTATCTGATGGAGGACTTCTTTTACGCCGGCGGCCTGCGCGCGCTGATGAGCCAGCTCCGCAGCGTGCTCGATCTGTCCGCCATGACCGTCACCGGTAAATCGGTCGGCGACAACATCGCGGGCGCCGAGGTCTACAAGCCCGACGTCATCAAATCCCTCAATGACCCGGTGTCGCGCGATGGCGCGACCGCCGTGCTCACCGGCAATCTCGCGCCGCGCGGCTGCGTGATGAAGCCGTCGGCCGCCGAGAAGCGGCTGCACAAGCATCGCGGCAAGGTCATCGCGTTTGAGGACTACAACCACATGGCCCGCGAGGTGGAGCGCGACGATCTCGACGTCACCGCCGACCACGTTCTCGTCTTGAAGAACTCCGGCCCACAAGGCGGCCCCGGCATGCCGGAATGGGGTATGCTGCCGATCCCGAAGAAGCTGGTGAAGCAGGGCGTGCGCGACATGGTGCGCATCTCGGACGCGCGCATGAGCGGCACGAGCTATGGCGCCTGCATTTTGCACGTCGCGCCGGAAAGCTTCGTCGGCGGACCGTTGGCCTTCGTGCAAACGGGCGACGAGATCGAGATCGACATCCCGGCGCGCAAGATCCACCTCCATGTGTCGGACGAGGAACTGGCGCGCCGTAAGGTGGCCTGGCAGAAGCCGGCACCGCGTTATCCGCGCGGCTACGGCGCTCTGTTCTCCGACCATATCGGTCAGGCGGATGACGGCTGCGATTTCGATTTCCTCAGCCGTCCGGGCCAGGTGCCAGAGCCGGAGATTCACTGA